One Ananas comosus cultivar F153 linkage group 1, ASM154086v1, whole genome shotgun sequence DNA window includes the following coding sequences:
- the LOC109717289 gene encoding pentatricopeptide repeat-containing protein At4g01570-like, protein MLSEYLEIDTPVLTPFPPPSLHSECLPPSPANSLPPPPHSAISSSPLPSPNPPPPPPIPPIPPPPIPIPPSSPTSTPPLPPHEPSLRPRPLHLQLPPPRPLHQRPGAXPNASRHHPQTPFLLLPTRRSPPLRCPLQIPLLDARSFNIAIHAFALWRRLPLSLRLFRRMSQVSAPDLCTYNSLLRALCINGRVRDAAEVFDEMRRSGPDPDAFTYRALVPALCRAFRVDDALRIFREMDRGVRPDTVVYNALLDGLLKARRLDDACRLFEQMAADGVRASCCSHNILIHGLFRNGRPAAAFALFCDLKSKRGQFVDAVTYSIVIAQLCREKRAAEALDLAREMEERGLAVDLVTITSLLVGLHRSGRWELAEQLMKYVRDSSLLPSVLSWKANMEAAMRGPHDRGKDYTPMFPEFEGNLNDVVSLIGRKSCEDIEEEALSDEETKDEWSSSPYLDRLARKFESFDDPPTFTPLRGRRVQNMGTKSFDVDMVNTYLSIFLGKGKLSVACKLFEIFASSQKDATSYTYNSLMSSFVKKGYLKEAWAVLQEMGSKLCPSDIATYNVVIQGLGKIGKAELASSVLDQLLKKGGYLDIVMYNTLINALGKGGKIDEANQLFKQMIGSGVNPDVITFNTLIEVHAKAGRVREAYKFLRKMLAAGCSPNHVTDTILDFLEKEIEKSQHEKASIVRQNAEFNKDFSV, encoded by the exons ATGTTGTCGGAG TACCTCGAGATCGATACTCCCGTCTTGACCCCCTTCCCCCCGCCTTCTCTCCACTCCGAATGCCTCCCGCCATCACCCGCAAactcccttcctcctcctccccactCGGCGATCTCCTCCTCTCCGCTGCCCTCTCCAaatccccctcctcctcctcccattcCTCcaattcctcctcctcccattCCAATtcctccttcctctcccacATCAACTCCGCCTCTTCCGCCGCATGAGCCAAGTCTCCGCCCCCGACCTCTGCACCTACAACTCCCTCCTCCGCGCCCTCTGCATCAACGGCCGGGTGCGNCTCCGAATGCCTCCCGCCATCACCCGCAAactcccttcctcctcctccccactCGGCGATCTCCTCCTCTCCGCTGCCCTCTCCAAATCCCCCTCCTCGACGCCCGCTCCTTCAACATCGCCATCCACGCCTTCGCCCTCTGGCGCcgcctccccctctccctccgcCTCTTCCGCCGCATGAGCCAAGTCTCCGCCCCCGACCTCTGCACCTACAACTCCCTCCTCCGCGCCCTCTGCATCAACGGCCGGGTGCGCGACGCCGCCgaggtgttcgacgaaatgcggCGCTCCGGCCCCGACCCCGACGCCTTCACCTACCGCGCCCTCGTCCCCGCCCTCTGCCGCGCCTTCCGCGTCGACGACGCGCTCCGCATCTTCCGCGAGATGGACCGCGGCGTCCGCCCCGACACCGTCGTCTACAACGCCCTCCTCGACGGCCTCCTCAAGGCGCGCCGCCTCGACGACGCCTGCAGGCTCTTCGAGCAGATGGCCGCCGACGGCGTCCGCGCCTCCTGCTGCTCCCACAACATCCTCATCCACGGCTTGTTCCGCAACGGCCGCCCCGCCGCCGCGTTCGCGCTCTTCTGCGACTTGAAGAGCAAGAGGGGCCAGTTCGTCGACGCCGTCACCTACAGCATCGTGATCGCGCAGCTCTGCAGGGAGAAGCGCGCGGCGGAGGCCCTCGATTTGGCGCGGGAGATGGAGGAGAGGGGGTTGGCCGTCGATTTGGTCACGATAACTTCGTTGCTCGTCGGGCTGCACAGGAGCGGCCGGTGGGAGCTCGCCGAGCAGTTGATGAAGTATGTGAGGGACAGCTCGCTGCTGCCGAGCGTTCTCAGTTGGAAGGCGAACATGGAGGCGGCGATGAGAGGCCCCCACGACAGGGGCAAGGACTACACCCCGATGTTTCCGGAATTCGAAGGAAACTTGAACGATGTCGTGAGCTTGATCGGCCGTAAATCATGCGAAGATATCGAAGAAGAAGCTTTATCGGATGAAGAGACGAAGGACGAGTGGTCTTCTTCCCCTTACCTCGACCGTCTCGCCCGCAAGTTTGAATCTTTCGACGACCCCCCTACGTTTACTCCGCTTAGAGGGCGGAGGGTGCAAAACATGGGGACGAAGAGCTTCGACGTCGACATGGTTAACACGTACTTGTCGATCTTTCTAGGCAAGGGGAAGTTGAGTGTCGCTTGCAAGCTATTCGAGATCTTCGCTTCGTCGCAAAAGGACGCGACGAGCTACACATACAATTCGTTGATGAGTTCTTTCGTCAAGAAGGGTTACTTGAAAGAGGCGTGGGCGGTTCTTCAAGAAATGGGGAGCAAGCTATGCCCTAGCGATATCGCGACGTACAATGTAGTCATCCAAGGGCTTGGGAAAATAGGGAAAGCGGAGCTCGCGAGCTCGGTTCTTGATCAGTTATTGAAGAAAGGCGGGTATCTTGATATCGTCATGTACAACACATTGATCAATGCGTTAGGAAAGGGCGGAAAGATCGACGAGGCGAACCAACTTTTCAAGCAAATGATCGGAAGCGGCGTTAATCCGGATGTTATCACTTTCAATACACTCATCGAGGTTCATGCGAAAGCTGGGAGAGTCAGAGAGGCATACAAGTTTCTGAGAAAGATGCTCGCCGCTGGTTGCTCTCCGAACCATGTTACTGATACTATACTGGATTTTCTCGAGAAGGAGATTGAGAAGTCGCAGCACGAAAAAGCGTCAATTGTGCGCCAAAATGCAGAATTCAACAAAGATTTTTCGGTCTGA